The proteins below are encoded in one region of Streptomyces cyanogenus:
- a CDS encoding GntR family transcriptional regulator: MLGYAEIATHFRRQIADGELNPGDEMPSYNKAAEQFGVNRTTVIRAYDLLKTEGLIVSRSGVGTVVAARPAVVISGVDRLDRLHRTGRRYGAGEDSTGHRVMRRSVVDGRVCQALDVEPGEEVVIRIRTFRQDGRPTSVGVSVYPPRTVAEVPELAEEERMERYFGDIYTERTGREVTKGQRTAHARQASQDEIDALQLDVPAHMAVAVLVTNVTFHDDKGPLGYWEDVYAPGEQIPVS; encoded by the coding sequence ATGCTTGGATATGCCGAAATCGCGACCCACTTCAGGCGGCAGATCGCCGATGGCGAGCTGAACCCCGGGGACGAGATGCCGTCGTACAACAAGGCCGCCGAACAGTTCGGGGTCAACCGAACGACGGTCATCAGGGCCTACGACCTCCTCAAGACGGAAGGGCTCATCGTCAGCCGCTCCGGAGTGGGCACCGTCGTCGCGGCGCGCCCCGCTGTAGTCATCAGTGGCGTCGACCGGCTCGACCGGTTGCACCGAACCGGACGACGCTACGGGGCTGGCGAGGACTCGACAGGCCATCGCGTCATGCGGCGCTCGGTCGTCGACGGGCGCGTATGCCAGGCGCTCGACGTCGAACCGGGCGAAGAGGTCGTCATCCGCATTCGCACGTTCCGGCAGGACGGCCGGCCGACCAGTGTCGGTGTCTCGGTCTACCCGCCGCGCACTGTGGCGGAGGTGCCCGAGCTGGCCGAGGAGGAGCGGATGGAGCGCTACTTCGGCGATATCTACACCGAACGCACGGGCCGCGAGGTCACCAAGGGGCAGAGGACGGCCCACGCTCGGCAGGCATCGCAGGACGAGATCGACGCGCTTCAGCTCGATGTGCCCGCGCACATGGCTGTGGCCGTGCTCGTCACGAACGTGACCTTCCACGACGACAAGGGTCCGCTCGGCTATTGGGAGGACGTGTACGCCCCCGGGGAGCAGATCCCGGTGTCCTAG
- a CDS encoding response regulator transcription factor, with translation MPRNLTHPLSPGELAALRLAASGYTSRQIARRLGTTESGIHLRLKSATAKLGARSRTHAAVTAVANGLIHLDELELPDQQREVAA, from the coding sequence GTGCCCCGCAACCTCACCCACCCACTCAGCCCTGGCGAACTCGCCGCCCTCCGCCTCGCCGCGTCCGGCTACACCAGCCGTCAGATCGCCCGCCGGCTCGGCACCACCGAGAGCGGCATCCACCTCCGGCTGAAGTCCGCAACGGCCAAACTCGGCGCCCGCTCCCGCACCCACGCCGCCGTGACCGCAGTCGCCAACGGACTCATCCACCTCGACGAACTCGAACTCCCCGACCAGCAGCGAGAGGTAGCAGCGTGA
- a CDS encoding DnaB-like helicase N-terminal domain-containing protein produces MTTELEPDYTGIPLERVPPQDFDAEQSALGACLLTRTALREVRDTVDIAAFYQPRHQLIFAAILHMDDRGLSVDQITLAKYLADTGDLARIGGSQYLYELTRAVPTAANGEYYAEIVQDRGLRRALIELATRMAQAGYGTTGETSDLIEKFVAEARELRDRGMASEDLPVEDILDFVKKEDVYDWVVPGLLERQDRLILTASEGGGKSTLLRQMSVTLSAGIHPFRTWEIIDPVKVLTLDCENGEAASRRKFRPLLAAAESLEQPVRRGQFHIECRPAGLDLTRPADRAWAMRRVEKIKPDVLIIGPVYRLHAGNPNDEELARKVSVVIDEARATAGCTVLMEAHAPHGNGLGPRSLRPLGSSLWMRWPEFGFGLRPVEDEKSAQNVEGARGRRVVPWRGSRDERDWPHFVRQGERWPWISYKPIDADPITGWSETGAIW; encoded by the coding sequence GTGACCACCGAACTCGAGCCCGACTACACCGGGATCCCGCTCGAGCGCGTACCGCCACAGGACTTCGACGCCGAGCAGTCCGCCCTCGGCGCGTGCCTGCTCACTCGCACCGCACTCCGCGAAGTCCGCGACACCGTCGACATCGCAGCCTTCTACCAGCCCCGCCACCAGCTCATCTTCGCTGCCATCCTCCACATGGACGACCGCGGCCTGTCCGTCGACCAGATCACCCTCGCCAAGTACCTCGCCGACACCGGCGACCTTGCCCGCATTGGCGGCTCCCAGTACCTGTACGAACTCACTCGCGCTGTACCCACCGCCGCCAACGGCGAGTACTACGCCGAGATCGTCCAGGACCGCGGCCTGCGTCGAGCCCTCATCGAACTCGCCACCCGCATGGCGCAGGCCGGCTACGGCACCACCGGCGAGACCAGTGACCTCATCGAAAAGTTCGTCGCCGAAGCGCGCGAACTGCGAGACCGCGGCATGGCCTCCGAAGACCTGCCCGTCGAAGACATCCTCGACTTCGTCAAGAAGGAAGACGTCTACGACTGGGTGGTCCCCGGGCTGCTCGAGCGGCAGGACCGGCTGATCCTCACCGCGTCCGAAGGTGGCGGCAAGTCCACCCTGCTCCGGCAGATGTCCGTCACCCTCTCAGCCGGCATTCACCCGTTCCGCACCTGGGAGATCATCGACCCCGTCAAGGTACTCACCCTCGACTGCGAGAACGGGGAAGCCGCCTCCCGCCGCAAGTTCCGACCCCTCCTCGCTGCCGCCGAGAGCCTCGAGCAGCCGGTACGCCGCGGCCAGTTCCACATCGAATGCCGCCCGGCCGGGCTCGACCTCACCCGCCCTGCAGACCGGGCCTGGGCCATGCGCCGCGTCGAGAAGATCAAGCCCGACGTGCTGATCATCGGTCCCGTCTACCGGCTCCATGCCGGCAACCCGAACGACGAAGAGCTCGCCCGCAAGGTCTCCGTCGTCATCGATGAGGCCCGCGCCACGGCAGGGTGCACCGTCCTCATGGAGGCCCACGCCCCACACGGCAACGGCCTCGGCCCGCGCTCCCTGCGCCCCCTCGGCTCTTCGCTGTGGATGCGCTGGCCCGAGTTCGGCTTCGGCCTGCGGCCTGTCGAGGACGAGAAGTCTGCGCAGAACGTCGAAGGCGCCCGCGGCCGAAGGGTCGTGCCCTGGCGCGGGAGCCGCGACGAACGCGACTGGCCGCACTTCGTCAGGCAGGGCGAGCGCTGGCCCTGGATCTCCTACAAGCCCATCGACGCCGACCCCATCACCGGCTGGAGCGAGACGGGAGCGATCTGGTGA
- a CDS encoding helix-turn-helix domain-containing protein, producing MNGSRVGHGARERLYASTTDTFDSDNDLDYIAIEYALNGERVKLTPAEKIHAAQILANRGFSDKAIGDRVGCSASTVDGWRANGWKPGPAPTPQPRQKRPEPVCGEPRMYRRHLKNGEKCDVCRAANAAADRRYRLTGSQRPA from the coding sequence GTGAACGGCTCCCGTGTCGGCCACGGCGCCCGCGAGCGCCTGTACGCCTCCACCACTGACACCTTCGACTCGGACAACGACCTCGACTACATCGCCATCGAGTACGCCCTCAACGGCGAACGCGTGAAGCTCACTCCCGCCGAGAAGATCCACGCCGCGCAGATCCTCGCCAACCGCGGCTTCAGCGACAAGGCCATCGGTGACCGCGTCGGATGCAGCGCCTCCACCGTGGACGGCTGGCGGGCCAACGGATGGAAGCCCGGCCCAGCACCCACGCCTCAGCCCCGGCAGAAGCGGCCCGAGCCGGTCTGTGGCGAGCCGCGCATGTACCGCCGGCACCTGAAGAACGGCGAGAAGTGCGACGTCTGCCGGGCTGCGAACGCCGCAGCCGACCGCCGCTACCGACTCACCGGCAGTCAGAGGCCCGCGTGA
- a CDS encoding ATP-binding protein encodes MSQLPQPVRTARPAQQQDAPGQFAFRPASKAGRKARLSIQGMSGSGKTWTGLSIAHGLSEGRKFGVIDTEGGAASLYAGIGGIQFDAVSLDRYDPRDLIRILDSAANFGYPTVFVDSLSHFWKGTDGTLDQVEKASSRYGGNKFAGWKDGTPIQNDMVAAILAYPGHVVCSMRSYTEWVLNGGKPERVGMRPEQRKGIEYEFDVAVAMDLENTLEVLKSRCPDLHRKVIKRPVGARDIAGPLLAWLNAKPEPTEQ; translated from the coding sequence ATGTCCCAGCTTCCCCAGCCCGTCCGCACCGCGCGGCCCGCCCAGCAGCAGGACGCCCCCGGGCAGTTCGCCTTCCGCCCGGCGAGCAAGGCCGGCCGCAAGGCCCGCCTGTCCATCCAGGGCATGTCCGGCTCCGGCAAGACCTGGACCGGCCTGTCCATCGCCCACGGCCTCTCCGAGGGCCGCAAGTTCGGCGTCATCGACACCGAGGGCGGAGCGGCCAGCCTGTACGCCGGGATCGGCGGCATCCAGTTCGACGCCGTCTCCCTGGACCGCTACGACCCGCGCGACCTCATCCGCATCCTCGACTCCGCCGCCAACTTCGGCTACCCCACCGTCTTCGTCGACAGCCTCTCCCACTTCTGGAAGGGCACCGACGGCACCCTCGACCAGGTCGAGAAGGCCAGCAGCCGGTACGGCGGCAACAAGTTCGCCGGCTGGAAGGACGGCACCCCCATCCAGAACGACATGGTCGCCGCGATCCTCGCCTACCCCGGCCACGTCGTCTGCTCGATGCGCTCCTACACCGAGTGGGTGCTGAACGGCGGCAAGCCCGAGCGGGTCGGTATGCGGCCCGAGCAGCGCAAGGGCATCGAGTACGAGTTCGACGTCGCCGTGGCGATGGACCTGGAGAACACCCTCGAAGTCCTCAAGTCCCGCTGCCCGGACCTCCACCGCAAGGTCATCAAGCGGCCGGTCGGGGCCCGCGACATCGCCGGCCCGCTCCTCGCCTGGCTGAACGCCAAGCCCGAGCCCACCGAGCAGTAG
- a CDS encoding PD-(D/E)XK nuclease-like domain-containing protein codes for MSPLACRQCGNTDGPFTRDGLCEDCEDGTGAAPAEVEPGLYDIPADLYHRDPIPGGSLSSTGARKLVTECPAKFKHWLDNPQPHNKALELGTAAHKLVLDDGPELVLVDAPRWDTDSIKAEVAAIRAAGDIPLKRHELEQVHAMAAELRANEEAAALLEPGSGLAEMSAFWEDNGVWRRCRFDWLRHDGQIVDYKTARSCRRADLEKAFNEHGYHQQQGWYEDGGEALGVADPERPMQFVVQEKDPPYLVVVTTCDPMARSIGRHLNEVALNTYAICRERGEWPGYLPNPMISLPSWVERQYA; via the coding sequence GTGAGCCCGCTCGCCTGCCGCCAGTGCGGCAACACCGACGGACCGTTCACCCGGGACGGCCTCTGCGAGGACTGCGAGGACGGGACCGGAGCGGCGCCGGCCGAGGTCGAGCCGGGTCTGTATGACATCCCCGCCGACCTGTATCACCGGGACCCGATCCCCGGCGGCAGCCTGTCGTCGACCGGCGCCCGCAAGCTCGTCACCGAGTGCCCCGCCAAGTTCAAGCACTGGCTCGACAACCCGCAGCCCCACAACAAGGCCCTCGAACTCGGCACCGCCGCGCACAAGCTCGTCCTCGACGACGGCCCCGAGCTCGTCCTCGTCGACGCCCCGCGGTGGGACACCGACAGCATCAAGGCCGAGGTCGCCGCGATACGAGCGGCCGGCGACATCCCGCTCAAGCGCCACGAGCTGGAACAGGTCCACGCCATGGCCGCCGAGCTGCGCGCCAACGAGGAAGCAGCCGCCCTGCTGGAGCCCGGCTCCGGACTCGCCGAGATGTCCGCCTTCTGGGAGGACAACGGCGTCTGGCGCCGCTGCCGCTTCGACTGGCTCCGCCACGACGGCCAGATCGTCGACTACAAGACCGCCCGGTCCTGCCGCCGAGCGGACCTGGAGAAGGCATTCAACGAGCACGGCTACCACCAGCAACAGGGCTGGTACGAGGACGGCGGTGAAGCCCTCGGCGTCGCCGACCCCGAGCGCCCGATGCAGTTCGTGGTCCAGGAGAAGGACCCGCCCTACCTGGTCGTGGTCACCACCTGCGACCCGATGGCCCGCAGCATCGGCCGCCACCTCAACGAGGTCGCCCTCAACACCTACGCCATCTGCCGCGAGCGCGGCGAATGGCCCGGCTACCTGCCCAACCCGATGATCTCGCTCCCCTCGTGGGTCGAGCGCCAGTACGCCTAG
- a CDS encoding helix-turn-helix domain-containing protein translates to MKAIREARGISLQQLAKDIGRDPGFLSRVENGQQGAGAGTLHLYASRLDVPIAAITHEERTRDQERPGSPHRHDADPATHRADGSG, encoded by the coding sequence ATGAAGGCCATCCGCGAGGCACGGGGAATCAGCCTTCAGCAGCTCGCGAAGGACATAGGCAGAGACCCCGGCTTCCTCTCCCGAGTCGAGAACGGCCAACAGGGAGCAGGGGCCGGAACCCTCCACCTCTACGCCTCACGCCTGGACGTGCCTATCGCAGCCATCACACACGAGGAGAGAACCCGTGACCAGGAACGACCTGGCTCCCCCCACCGACACGACGCTGATCCTGCGACTCACCGAGCTGACGGCAGCGGTTGA
- a CDS encoding helix-turn-helix domain-containing protein, with amino-acid sequence MTEDRTKRQWPKLADAIRSAREARGLTQVALAELAGISEGSVQNLESGESRTRIPPSLGKVEPHLGWAPGSGLEVLRGGEPTRVPVVHEGSAELRVGQDKLRRKLPLRVVDELESDDPLIDSQVIQLPGTKGARMTVVVHGQPDATPQEIQEALLAWRRAERKLHRLPDDDDDNGDEPQAANGS; translated from the coding sequence ATGACAGAGGACCGGACCAAACGGCAGTGGCCCAAGCTCGCGGATGCCATCAGGTCGGCCCGCGAAGCACGCGGGCTCACCCAGGTCGCCCTCGCCGAGCTCGCCGGCATCAGCGAAGGCAGCGTCCAGAATCTGGAGAGCGGCGAGTCCCGCACACGGATTCCACCCTCCCTTGGCAAGGTCGAGCCGCACCTCGGATGGGCCCCCGGCTCGGGGCTCGAAGTGCTACGCGGTGGAGAGCCCACCCGCGTGCCGGTCGTTCACGAGGGGTCGGCCGAGCTGCGCGTCGGGCAAGACAAGCTCCGCCGGAAGCTCCCCTTGCGGGTCGTCGATGAACTGGAGAGCGACGATCCGCTCATCGACTCACAGGTCATCCAGCTTCCCGGCACGAAGGGCGCCCGCATGACGGTCGTTGTCCACGGCCAGCCGGACGCCACACCCCAGGAAATCCAGGAGGCTCTGCTGGCCTGGCGCCGGGCGGAGCGCAAGCTGCACCGGCTGCCAGACGACGATGACGACAACGGAGACGAGCCGCAGGCTGCCAACGGCTCGTAA
- a CDS encoding tyrosine-type recombinase/integrase translates to MAYGEKRGYDKRARKWRYRGRYKLPNGKWGSVSKDDQGQPFYTERAAEQYAHGLEVDVRRKQFINPRDGRITVAEWAAAWLPSIDVGPLTEKEYRLRLKNQILPEWGGVAIGDLSPTAIATWEKGLRQRLAKNYADGVMSVFRTMLDDAVTEKLRGDNPVATRKSGRRGRYKPKPKDEKVIATPRQALLIARNALEMRGLNEYVLVLTSAYTGLRIGELAGVHRDQLALKDTGEGARLHSVQQSQYIDGVFTEIANKYDSGRGLILPRFLAELLQELMDSRPGSEWVFTAPKGGRLLRGGDWYKDTWQPLVSGRAPRGVVRGAKARVGIRPVLGVEGLTPHGLRHSQKVWLDEGNHPRVAVEARMGHVLQGVEGTYSHVTLAMELAIAEYLQRLWEDSLRVVVDRREFGPYPPLQMPRQKRSPSRLPSLIGS, encoded by the coding sequence ATGGCCTACGGAGAGAAGCGCGGCTACGACAAGCGCGCCCGCAAGTGGCGGTATCGAGGTCGGTACAAGCTCCCCAACGGCAAGTGGGGGTCAGTCTCCAAGGACGACCAAGGTCAGCCCTTCTACACGGAACGCGCTGCCGAGCAGTACGCACACGGCCTGGAAGTCGACGTCCGGCGCAAGCAGTTCATCAACCCCCGTGACGGTCGGATCACCGTCGCAGAGTGGGCGGCGGCCTGGCTGCCGTCCATCGACGTCGGCCCCCTCACCGAGAAGGAATACCGGCTGCGGCTGAAGAACCAGATCCTCCCCGAGTGGGGAGGTGTGGCGATCGGAGACCTGTCCCCCACCGCGATCGCCACCTGGGAAAAGGGCCTACGCCAGCGGCTGGCGAAGAACTACGCGGACGGCGTGATGAGCGTCTTCCGCACGATGCTCGATGACGCCGTCACAGAGAAGCTGCGAGGCGACAACCCGGTGGCCACCCGAAAGTCGGGCCGGCGCGGCCGGTACAAGCCGAAGCCGAAGGACGAGAAGGTCATCGCCACCCCGCGCCAGGCGCTCCTCATTGCCCGCAATGCGCTGGAGATGCGAGGCCTCAACGAGTACGTCCTCGTTCTCACGTCGGCCTACACCGGCCTGCGGATCGGTGAGCTGGCCGGCGTGCACCGCGACCAGCTGGCCCTGAAGGACACCGGTGAGGGGGCGCGCCTGCACTCCGTACAGCAGAGCCAGTACATCGACGGCGTGTTCACGGAGATCGCCAACAAGTACGACTCGGGCCGCGGACTGATTCTGCCGCGGTTCCTCGCCGAGCTGCTGCAGGAGTTGATGGACTCCCGGCCGGGCAGCGAATGGGTCTTCACCGCGCCCAAGGGCGGTCGGCTGCTACGGGGAGGTGACTGGTACAAGGACACCTGGCAGCCGCTGGTGTCCGGGCGGGCGCCGCGCGGTGTCGTGAGGGGCGCGAAGGCACGGGTCGGGATCAGGCCGGTGCTCGGCGTTGAGGGGCTGACGCCGCATGGGCTACGGCACTCGCAGAAGGTCTGGCTGGATGAGGGCAATCATCCTAGAGTTGCTGTTGAGGCGCGGATGGGGCATGTGCTCCAGGGCGTCGAAGGCACCTACTCGCACGTGACGTTGGCGATGGAGTTGGCGATCGCCGAGTACCTCCAACGCCTTTGGGAGGACTCGTTGAGGGTGGTCGTGGACCGCCGCGAGTTCGGCCCGTATCCCCCGCTCCAGATGCCCCGCCAGAAACGATCTCCCAGTCGTCTCCCAAGCCTGATTGGATCTTGA
- a CDS encoding acyl-CoA dehydrogenase family protein, with protein sequence MAEFTMELNEEQREVRDWLHGFAADVIRPAAAEWDEREETPWPVIQEAAKVGIYSLDFYAQQYFDPTGLGIPMAMEELFWGDAGIALSIVGTGLAAVGVLANGTEEQIGTWIPQMYGDQNDVKVAAFCSSEPDAGSDVASLRTRAVYDEARDEWVINGTKTWATNGGIANVHVVVAVVDPELGSKGHASFIVPPGTAGLSQGQKFKKHGIRASHTAEVVLDNVRVPGSCLLGGKEKLDERLARAREKAGAAGGSGSVKNAAMATFEASRPAVGAMAVGTARAAYEVALDYARTREQFGRPIIDNQGVAFQLADMRTQIDAARLLVWRASWMAVNGKPFTAAEGSMSKLFASETAKKVTAQAIQILGGNGYTREYPVERMHRDAAIYTIFEGTSEIQRLVIARALSGMPIR encoded by the coding sequence ATGGCCGAGTTCACCATGGAGCTGAACGAGGAACAGAGGGAAGTACGCGACTGGCTCCATGGCTTCGCCGCGGATGTGATCCGTCCCGCAGCGGCCGAGTGGGACGAGCGAGAAGAGACGCCATGGCCGGTCATCCAGGAGGCCGCGAAGGTCGGCATATACTCCCTCGACTTCTACGCGCAGCAGTACTTCGACCCCACCGGCCTCGGCATCCCGATGGCCATGGAGGAGCTGTTCTGGGGCGACGCGGGCATCGCCCTCTCCATCGTGGGCACCGGCCTCGCCGCCGTGGGCGTCCTCGCCAACGGGACCGAGGAGCAGATCGGCACCTGGATCCCGCAGATGTACGGCGACCAGAACGACGTCAAGGTCGCCGCGTTCTGCTCCTCCGAGCCCGACGCCGGCTCCGACGTCGCCTCCCTGCGCACGCGTGCGGTGTACGACGAGGCCAGGGACGAGTGGGTGATCAACGGCACGAAGACCTGGGCGACCAACGGCGGCATCGCCAACGTCCACGTCGTGGTCGCCGTGGTCGACCCGGAGCTGGGCTCCAAGGGCCACGCCTCCTTCATCGTTCCGCCGGGTACGGCCGGTCTGTCCCAGGGCCAGAAGTTCAAGAAGCACGGCATCCGTGCCTCGCACACCGCCGAGGTCGTCCTCGACAACGTCCGGGTGCCCGGCTCCTGCCTGCTCGGCGGCAAGGAGAAGCTGGACGAGCGCCTGGCCCGGGCCCGCGAGAAGGCCGGGGCGGCCGGAGGCTCGGGGAGCGTGAAGAACGCCGCGATGGCCACGTTCGAGGCGTCCCGCCCGGCCGTCGGCGCCATGGCGGTCGGCACCGCCCGTGCCGCGTACGAGGTCGCCCTCGACTACGCCAGGACCCGCGAGCAGTTCGGCCGGCCGATCATCGACAACCAGGGGGTCGCCTTCCAGCTGGCGGACATGCGGACGCAGATCGACGCCGCGCGTCTGCTGGTCTGGCGGGCCTCGTGGATGGCGGTCAACGGCAAGCCGTTCACCGCGGCCGAGGGCTCCATGTCGAAGCTGTTCGCCAGCGAGACCGCCAAGAAGGTCACGGCCCAGGCGATCCAGATCCTCGGCGGCAACGGCTACACCCGCGAGTACCCGGTCGAGCGGATGCACCGGGACGCGGCGATCTACACCATTTTCGAGGGGACGAGCGAGATCCAGCGGCTCGTCATCGCGCGGGCCCTGTCCGGGATGCCGATCCGGTAG
- a CDS encoding TetR family transcriptional regulator — MDTTQRTEQQRSADRRRRELLEAADRVVLRDGPQASMNAIAAEAGITKPILYRHFGDKGGLYAALAKRHTDALLDSLRAALDAPADRRERVEATLATYLAAIEARPQVYRFLMHPAEGSTGGDQGFDVGKHSAPLLRRMGEELAQVIEERVDLGPESQQLARVWGHGIVGMMHAAGDWWLGERPCSRAELVRSLADLLWGRLAAAGDRMGGPGF, encoded by the coding sequence ATGGACACCACGCAGCGGACCGAGCAGCAGCGGTCCGCCGACCGCCGACGACGCGAACTGCTGGAGGCCGCCGACCGGGTGGTGCTGCGCGACGGCCCGCAGGCGTCGATGAACGCGATCGCGGCGGAAGCGGGTATCACGAAGCCGATTCTCTACCGGCACTTCGGCGACAAGGGCGGACTGTACGCGGCGCTCGCCAAGCGGCACACCGACGCGTTGCTCGACTCCCTGCGGGCGGCGCTGGACGCACCCGCCGACCGGCGCGAGCGGGTCGAGGCGACGCTGGCCACCTACCTCGCCGCGATCGAGGCACGGCCCCAGGTGTACCGGTTCCTGATGCACCCGGCGGAGGGCAGCACCGGGGGCGACCAGGGCTTCGACGTGGGCAAGCACAGCGCTCCGCTGCTCCGGCGGATGGGCGAGGAGCTGGCCCAGGTCATCGAGGAGCGGGTGGACCTGGGTCCGGAGAGCCAGCAGCTGGCTCGGGTGTGGGGGCACGGGATCGTCGGGATGATGCACGCGGCGGGTGACTGGTGGCTGGGTGAACGCCCCTGTTCACGCGCCGAGTTGGTGCGGTCTCTCGCGGACCTGCTGTGGGGTCGTCTGGCCGCGGCCGGGGACCGGATGGGAGGCCCCGGCTTCTGA
- the def gene encoding peptide deformylase translates to MRHGSIPGAHGRVRPLTLLGDAALREPCRDVTDFGPGLADLVEDLFATMYAARGVGLAANQIGVGLRVFVYDCPDDEDVRHLGHVVNPRLVEADGVVIRGPEGCLSLPGLEAGTERYDHAVVEGFTMTGDPVTVHGTGFFARCLQHECDHLEGTVYADRLAGWRRRKLVRQISRAPWHRPAAPARGRGELRDQPPPARG, encoded by the coding sequence ATGCGACACGGTTCCATTCCGGGCGCCCACGGGCGCGTCCGGCCTCTCACCCTGCTCGGCGACGCGGCGCTGCGCGAGCCCTGCCGGGACGTCACCGACTTCGGACCCGGCCTCGCGGACCTCGTGGAGGACCTGTTCGCCACGATGTACGCGGCGCGAGGAGTGGGCCTGGCCGCCAACCAGATCGGGGTCGGTCTGCGGGTGTTCGTGTACGACTGCCCCGACGACGAGGACGTCCGTCACCTCGGCCATGTGGTGAACCCGCGGCTGGTCGAGGCCGACGGTGTGGTGATCCGGGGCCCGGAGGGCTGCCTTTCCCTGCCGGGCCTGGAGGCGGGAACCGAGCGCTACGACCACGCGGTGGTCGAGGGCTTCACCATGACGGGAGACCCGGTCACCGTCCACGGCACCGGCTTCTTTGCCAGATGCTTGCAACACGAGTGCGACCACCTGGAGGGCACGGTGTACGCCGACCGCTTGGCGGGGTGGCGCCGCCGGAAGCTGGTGCGGCAGATCTCCCGAGCCCCGTGGCACCGGCCGGCTGCTCCCGCTCGGGGACGCGGGGAACTGCGCGACCAGCCCCCGCCGGCCCGCGGCTGA
- a CDS encoding MurT ligase domain-containing protein, whose amino-acid sequence MAGNSDPLSPRAKLAVTAGKAVAAASRAAGRGSGSVIGGRVALKLDPDLLGRLAQNLDVVLVSATNGKTTTTRLIAEALRAAGPVVSNALGANMPAGITSALAGGSDAKFGVIEVDEKYLAGVARDTAPKCIALLNLSRDQLDRAAETRMLAENWREGLAGSKAVVVANCDDPLVVWAASSSANVIWVAAGQMWKDDAWSCPSCGGVMQRPGDDWFCGECGFRRPTPTWALSGDHVLDPHGSAWPIHLQLPGRANKANAASSAAVAAVFGVPPQVALERMYQVQAVAGRYDVVQFQNRDLRLLLAKNPAGWLETFSLIDPPPAPVILSVNARGADGTDTSWLWDVDYTRLTGHPIFVIGDRKLDLAVRLEVANQHFQVCDDLDQAVQMCPPGRIEVIANYTAFQDLRRRVGN is encoded by the coding sequence ATGGCAGGCAACTCGGACCCGCTCTCGCCGCGGGCCAAGCTGGCCGTGACCGCGGGCAAGGCGGTCGCTGCGGCATCGCGCGCCGCAGGACGCGGCAGCGGGTCGGTGATCGGTGGCCGGGTCGCGCTGAAACTCGACCCCGATCTGCTCGGGCGGCTCGCCCAGAACCTGGACGTCGTCCTGGTGTCGGCCACCAACGGCAAGACCACGACCACCCGGCTCATCGCGGAGGCGCTGCGCGCCGCGGGCCCGGTCGTGTCGAACGCGCTCGGCGCCAACATGCCGGCCGGCATCACGTCCGCGCTGGCGGGCGGCTCGGACGCGAAGTTCGGCGTCATCGAGGTGGACGAGAAGTACCTGGCCGGAGTGGCCCGGGACACCGCCCCCAAGTGCATCGCCCTGCTGAACCTCTCCCGCGACCAGCTGGACCGAGCCGCCGAGACCCGGATGCTCGCCGAGAACTGGCGCGAGGGTCTGGCCGGCTCCAAGGCGGTCGTCGTCGCCAACTGCGACGACCCGCTGGTGGTGTGGGCCGCGTCCTCCTCCGCGAATGTGATCTGGGTCGCTGCCGGGCAGATGTGGAAGGACGACGCCTGGTCCTGCCCGTCGTGCGGTGGCGTGATGCAGCGCCCCGGCGACGACTGGTTCTGCGGTGAGTGCGGCTTCCGCCGGCCCACGCCGACCTGGGCGCTCTCCGGCGATCACGTGCTGGACCCGCACGGGTCCGCCTGGCCGATCCACCTGCAGCTGCCGGGCCGGGCCAACAAGGCGAACGCGGCCAGCTCCGCGGCGGTCGCCGCCGTCTTCGGGGTGCCGCCGCAGGTCGCCCTGGAGCGGATGTACCAGGTGCAGGCGGTGGCCGGCCGGTACGACGTGGTCCAGTTCCAGAACCGCGACCTCAGGCTGCTGCTGGCCAAGAACCCGGCCGGCTGGCTGGAGACGTTCTCCCTGATCGACCCGCCGCCCGCGCCGGTGATCCTGTCGGTGAACGCCCGCGGCGCCGACGGCACCGACACCTCCTGGCTCTGGGACGTCGACTACACCCGGCTGACCGGCCACCCGATCTTCGTCATCGGCGACCGGAAGCTGGACCTCGCCGTCCGTCTGGAGGTCGCGAACCAGCACTTCCAGGTCTGCGACGACCTCGACCAGGCCGTGCAGATGTGCCCGCCGGGCCGGATCGAGGTCATCGCGAACTACACCGCGTTCCAGGACCTGCGCCGCCGCGTCGGCAACTGA